In Trichoderma asperellum chromosome 1, complete sequence, a single window of DNA contains:
- a CDS encoding uncharacterized protein (EggNog:ENOG41) — protein MAPKSKIILDTDPGVDDVMALLLALSASPEELELAMISVTYGNVPLQCCLRNVAALYHVLEKEFAWRKSQGRPEGYETLRAHKTIVAAGAEHSLADPVLAADYFHGADGLHNVHDIHTDLSPAETWKALFDKEDANDHTSSYPYFLPSKEPAHKEMLRLLRENPADTISILAVGPLTNVALAATEDPETFLKVKELVVMGGAVEVPGNVTPSAEFNTYADPLAAALVYALSSPNPASTMPPIPSTVSIKPYPAKLSRRLTVTLCPLDITERHAINKNYFAEKVQPYIDAGSPLARWSSHFINGAFNKIDSMEGDGNEPALALHDPFTVWYMLTHDDPRWKVPAKPEDLRVETVGQWTKGSYILDKRVRSKPGEAALVDLSEDLDADPHLVTLDEVPGDTMGWLSVRKGNRIRRVIGTPGEHTFKEVWMQRVFG, from the exons ATGGCGCCCAAATCTAAGATCATATTGGACACTGATCCAG GTGTCGACGATGTCATGGCCCTTCTCTTGGCCCTCAGCGCCTCTCCCGAGGAGCTTGAGCTGGCCATGATCTCAGTCACATATGGCAACGTCCCTCTACAATG CTGCCTTCGCAACGTAGCTGCGTTGTACCACGTCCTTGAGAAGGAGTTCGCGTGGAGAAAGTCCCAGGGTCGCCCAGAAGGCTATGAGACCCTGAGAGCTCACAAGACCATCGTGGCTGCGGGTGCCGAACATTCACTGGCAGATCCTGTCTTGGCTGCTGATTACTTCC ATGGTGCTGATGGATTGCACAACGTTCATGATATCCACACTGACTTGAGCCCCGCTGAAACTTGGAAGGCTCTCTTCGATAAGGAAGATGCCAATGACCACACCTCATCGTACCCATACTTTCTTCCATCCAAGGAGCCCGCTCACAAAGAGATGCTGCGTCTTCTTAGAGAGAACCCTGCAGACACCATCAGCATTCTCGCCGTTGGGCCCCTCACAAACGTTGCGCTGGCCGCTACCGAGGACCCTGAGACGTTCCTCAAGGTCAAGGAGCTGGTAGTCATGGGCGGAGCCGTCGAGGTCCCTGGTAACGTCACTCCCTCAGCAGAGTTCAACACCTATGCGGATCCCCTTGCCGCCGCTCTTGTCTATGCCCTTTCATCGCCTAACCCTGCATCGACGATGCCCCCTATTCCCAGCACCGTCTCGATTAAGCCGTACCCTGCGAAGCTCTCTCGCCGGCTTACAGTAACCCTGTGCCCACTGGACATCACGGAACGCCatgccatcaacaagaatTACTTCGCCGAGAAGGTTCAGCCTTACATCGATGCCGGCAGCCCTCTTGCTCGATGGTCCAGCCACTTCATCAACGGAGCTTTCAACAAGATCGACTCTATGGAGGGTGATGGCAACGAGCCGGCCCTGGCGCTGCATGATCCCTTCACCGTCTGGTATATGCTGACCCACGACGATCCTCGATGGAAGGTGCCCGCGAAGCCCGAAGATCTCCGAGTGGAGACAGTTGGACAGTGGACTAAAGGATCATATATCCTGGACAAGCGTGTTAGATCGAAGCCCGGCGAGGCTGCTCTGGTGGATCTGTCGGAGGACCTTGATGCTGATCCCCATCTCGTCACCCTGGATGAGGTCCCTGGTGACACAATGGGATGGCTGAGTGTTCGCAAGGGAAACAGAATCAGACGGGTGATTGGAACTCCCGGAGAGCACACCTTCAAGGAGGTCTGGATGCAGCGCGTATTTGGGTAG
- a CDS encoding uncharacterized protein (EggNog:ENOG41~TransMembrane:1 (o6-24i)), with translation MADASMLYTIGAYATLIGLGYAVYHISTQKDKQKGGVTITKPTKVSQQPTARKEDRKKKQRMESYVTESKSSKPEAQKEKAPEANQWLSNDAEKQEKLDNREFARQLSKAKEGAKFDNKKEATKQREKTVKQSKANKSKAAPAPEAVISAPSSNGADADDDESPVALSPETRPVDASGVSDMLEPTSTTGPSVLRLTDTESKKQKKKASKNPEPVETKKQRQNRKKAEAAKAAREEAEKERKVLEEKQRRTARIAEGRAAKDGSEFMAAVNAKKSAWDGANGTNGTNGTAANKGDAAVYAPLDTFEKPTSAPAAKKETVNQLESSWISALPSEEEQMEMLKEESDEWNTVKTKSSKKSKKAPSVESGEEATQARPTAQIQQSTETMAKKVAKPAAPKNFGGSFSALTTKDDDAEEEVEEEWEV, from the coding sequence ATGGCCGACGCAAGCATGCTTTACACCATTGGCGCCTATGCCACCTTGATTGGCCTTGGCTATGCCGTCTACCATATCTCGACACAAAAGGACAAGCAAAAGGGCGGCGTCACCATTACCAAGCCTACAAAAGTCTCTCAGCAGCCAACGGCTCGAAAAGAAGACcggaaaaagaagcagcgaATGGAAAGCTATGTGACAGAGAGCAAGTCATCCAAGCCCGAAGCtcagaaagaaaaggctccCGAAGCCAACCAGTGGCTGAGCAATGATGCCGAGAAGCAAGAAAAGCTTGACAACCGAGAGTTTGCCAGACAGctttccaaggccaaggagggtGCCAAATTCGACAACAAGAAGGAGGCTACCAagcagagggagaagacTGTGAAGCAGTCCAAGGCTAACAAGTCCAAGGCTGCCCCGGCCCCAGAGGCCGTCATTTCTGCTCCGTCGTCCAACGGCGCCGAcgccgatgacgacgagtCTCCTGTTGCTCTGTCCCCCGAGACTCGCCCCGTGGACGCCAGCGGTGTCAGCGACATGCTCGAGCCAACCTCTACTACCGGCCCTTCCGTTCTCCGTCTCACTGATACCGagtccaagaagcagaagaagaaggcttccAAGAACCCTGAACCGGTTgagaccaagaagcagagacagaacaggaagaaggccgaggccgccaaggctgcccgtgaggaggccgagaaggagCGCAAGGTCCTCGAGGAGAAGCAGCGCCGAACTGCTCGCATTGCCGAAGGCCGTGCTGCCAAGGATGGCTCTGAGTTTATGGCCGCTGTCAACGCAAAGAAGTCTGCCTGGGACGGTGCCAATGGAACCAATGGAACCAACGGAACTGCTGCTAACAAGGGAGATGCCGCCGTCTATGCACCTCTCGACACCTTTGAGAAGCCCACTTCTGCCCCCgctgccaagaaggagaCTGTCAATCAGCTAGAGAGCTCTTGGATCTCAGCTCTTCCTTCcgaggaggagcagatggAGATGCTCAAGGAAGAATCTGATGAGTGGAACACTGTCAAGACCAAGTCTTCcaagaagtccaagaaggCCCCTTCAGTCGAATCTGGAGAGGAGGCCACCCAAGCCCGTCCTACGGCTCAGATCCAGCAATCTACCGAGAccatggccaagaaggtGGCTAAGCCTGCCGCTCCCAAGAACTTTGGAGGATCTTTCTCTGCATTGACCACTAAGGACGACGATGCTGAGGAGGAAGTTGAAGAGGAGTGGGAAGTCTAA